The DNA sequence GCCGGGGCCCATACCGGCCGATTCGCATCGCCGCCACAGGCCCCTTGACGCGGACGCGCCCAGGGGTGAGAAGAAAGCATGTTGCTGGATGTGCCCTTTTTGCCCCGCGACGATTACGTCACCTTCCTGCGCGAGCGGTCCGACCGGCTCGCCTCGGTCCATTTCTCGTTGCACGACCCGCGCGTGCCCAACGCCCGCCAACGGCTCGGCGCGGCTGGCGCGATACCGGATGCAACGGCGGACGTCGAAACGGTCATCCGGGGGTTGAACCGGCTGCCGGGCGTGGACCGGTTCCTGCTCATGAATGGACGGATGCACCGGCCGGAGCGGTATTTCGACCAGGCGGGCCTGCACCGGACCGCCGATCTTCTGGAACGGCTGGCCGACGAGGCCGGGCTGACCGGAGTGGTTTTCGCGGACGGATATTATCTCCAGGCGTTGTCCGACGCCCGGCCCGAGGTGTGCGAACGGCTGGAGGCGGTGCCGAGCGTCAACGCCATGCCGGACACGCCCGCCCGGGTCTTCGCCCTGCTGGATCTGATCGCGGAGACGGCGTTTCGCCCGCCGTCGCGGCTGGTGGCGGATCGGGCCCTGAACCGCGATCCCGAGGGGCTGGCCGCGCTGGCCCACGGGCTGCGCTCCCGGCATGTGGACATCCGCCTGTTTCTCCTGGCCAACGAGGGCTGCCTGCACCAATGCCCGTACAAGCCCGCGCACGACGCCCACGTGGCCCTGGTGGTGGAAGGGTTGTGCGGAGACCGGACCTTCGCCCTGAACCGGGACCTGGGCTGCGTGCGGCGCATGCTGGAGGAGCCGGGGCACATGCTCGCCTCGCCGTTCATCCGGCCCGAAGACGCGGGCCGCTATGAGGGGCTCGCCCACGGGCTCAAACTCTGCGGGCGCAACCGGGGCGCGGATTTTCTCCTGCGCGCGGTGGCGGCCTACGTGGAGGAGCAGTACGCGGGCAACCTCCTGGACCTGATGGACGCCATGGGCGACCTGGCCGAGCGGGTGCACATCCCCAACCACGGCCTTCCCGCCGATTTTTTCGAGCAGGTCACGGCCTGCGACAAGGCCTGCCGGGCCTGCGGCCTGTGCGCGGCCCTGGCAAGGCGCATCGTGGAGCGCACGGACCCCGGCCTGCCCGGGTTCCGGCCCTGACCATCGCCATTTACCCCGGCCCGCCGTCAGCGGCGGCCGCAACGCATCATAAGGAGTTCCCGGCATGAAGAAATCCCTTGGTCCCAATACCCTGGCCCAGCCCACCCCCGTCTGGGCCGTGGGGTCCTACGACGAAAACGGCAAGCCCGACGCCATGATCGCGGCCTGGGGCGGCATCTGCGGCTCGGACCCGGCCTGCCTGACCGTATCCGTGCGCCCGTCGCGCCACACCTATGCGGGCATCATGAAGCATAAGGCGTTCACCGTGTCCGTGAGTTCGGTGGCGGTGGCGGCCGAGGCGGACTTCCTGGGCATGGTCTCGGGCGGCAAGGTGGACAAGTTCGCGGTCACCGGCCTGACCCCGGTCAAGGGCGAGTTCGTGGACGCGCCGTACATCGAGGAATTTCCCCTGGTCATCGAGTGCGAGTTGAAGGAGACCGTGGACCTGAACGCGCACGTCATGTTCGTGGGCGAGATCAAGGATGTGAAGTGCGACGAGGACAAGCTGGCGGACGGCAAGTACCCGGACCCGGAAAAAATCCTGCCGCTGATCTTTTCCCCCGGC is a window from the Desulfovibrio sp. Huiquan2017 genome containing:
- a CDS encoding flavin reductase family protein — encoded protein: MKKSLGPNTLAQPTPVWAVGSYDENGKPDAMIAAWGGICGSDPACLTVSVRPSRHTYAGIMKHKAFTVSVSSVAVAAEADFLGMVSGGKVDKFAVTGLTPVKGEFVDAPYIEEFPLVIECELKETVDLNAHVMFVGEIKDVKCDEDKLADGKYPDPEKILPLIFSPGTRAYHTVGERIGRGFDMGQKYLKKD